The genomic segment TGGCGGCCGGAGGCCATCGAGACGGAGGCCCCCGGCGGCGGGAGCGGTTCCGAGGAGGACGAGCTCGCGGCCGAGTTGGCCGAGGGGCTGCTGCACCAGGGCCCGTTCACCGCCGCGTGCGAGATCGACGCCAAGCCCGCCGGGAACATCGGCTTCATCCGTGTCTGGACCGGCGAGGCGGGTGCGAAGGTCGGGGAGGCGCAGGCGCTGCTCAAGGAGTTCGTGGCGGCCGAGGGAAACACCGGCAAGGCCGAGTACAGCGAGTTCTCCTCGGATTCCGGCGTCCTGGGCACCGAGGTCGCGTACCTCTACACCAGCGAGGCCCTGGAGGAGACCAAGAAGGAGCGGGCCTTCGTCACGGTCACCCCGGACGGGCCCGTCGTCGTCCATCTCGGCGGCCTCGACACCCGGGAACACGAGGACATGCTCCCGGCGTACGAGCTCGCCAAGCGGACCTTGAGCACCGCCTGAACGTCACCGGACCCCCACGCGCCCCAGGGTGCCCGGGGCGCGTCCCGCGAGCCGTGGCCCCGCCGTCGAACCTCTCGTGAAGCTCTGGGAATCGGTTGCGAACGCATCCATGGCCCGCGACCGGGCAGGTCTCCCCCCGGACGGATCACCGTCGGACAACCGTCGGCTCACCGATCGGGGGGGTTCTGATGTCCCATGCAGAAAGCACCGCCGGAGCGCCCGCGCCCGCCGAGGAGGGCGGCCTCAAACGGGTGCTCGGACCCAAGCTGCTGATCCTCTTCGTGATCGGCGACATCCTCGGCACGGGCATCTACGCGACGACGGGCAAGGTCGCCGGGAAGGTCGGCGGGGCCCTCTGGCTGCCCTTCGTGATCGGCTTCGTGGTGGCGGTCCTGACGGCGGCCTCGTACGTCGAACTGGTCGGCAAGTACCCGAAGGCGGCCGGGGCGGCCCTCTACACCCAGAAGGCGTTCAAGCTGCCCTTCCTGACGTTCATCGTCGCCTTCATGGTGATGTGCTCGGGCCTGTCGTCCGCGAGCGCCGCAGCGCGCGCCTTCAGCGGCGACTACCTGGACGAGCTGACGAACGGCGCCCTGCCGCCCACCCTCGTCGCCATCACCTTCATCGTCCTGCTGGCCGCCCTGAACCTGCGGGGCGTCTCCGAGTCCGTGAAGACGAACGTGGTACTGACGCTGGTCGAGCTGACCGGTCTGGTGATCGTCCTCGCGATCGGGGCCTGGGCGGTTCTCTCGGGCGACGGCGAGCCGTCGCGCCTGACCGAGTTCGAGTCGAGCGGCACGGGATACGCCCTGCTCACCAGCGTCCTCGGCGCCACGGCCCTCGGCTTCTTCGCCTTCGTCGGCTTCGAGGACTCGGTGAACATGGCGGAGGAGACGAAGAACCCGACCAGGACCTTCCCCCGGGCGATCTTCATCGGGGTGGCCGTCACGGGCACGATCTACGTCCTGGTGGCCCTGGCCTCGTCGCTCCTCGTCGACGCCGAGACCCTGGAGGGCTCCAGCGGCCCGCTCCTCGAAGTGGTGAAGGCCGGCGGCGTCGACTTCCCGCACAAGCTGTTCGCCCTGATCGCCCTCTTCGCGGTCACCAACTCG from the Streptomyces sp. NBC_00310 genome contains:
- a CDS encoding lipoprotein, with the translated sequence MGRAVRGTVLAQVALLAQVALLAGVLTGCSESAEDGDAKPSASAAESATGDAKDAVKSGGSVGAAGSACELPVTFDTAEKWRPEAIETEAPGGGSGSEEDELAAELAEGLLHQGPFTAACEIDAKPAGNIGFIRVWTGEAGAKVGEAQALLKEFVAAEGNTGKAEYSEFSSDSGVLGTEVAYLYTSEALEETKKERAFVTVTPDGPVVVHLGGLDTREHEDMLPAYELAKRTLSTA
- a CDS encoding APC family permease, which produces MSHAESTAGAPAPAEEGGLKRVLGPKLLILFVIGDILGTGIYATTGKVAGKVGGALWLPFVIGFVVAVLTAASYVELVGKYPKAAGAALYTQKAFKLPFLTFIVAFMVMCSGLSSASAAARAFSGDYLDELTNGALPPTLVAITFIVLLAALNLRGVSESVKTNVVLTLVELTGLVIVLAIGAWAVLSGDGEPSRLTEFESSGTGYALLTSVLGATALGFFAFVGFEDSVNMAEETKNPTRTFPRAIFIGVAVTGTIYVLVALASSLLVDAETLEGSSGPLLEVVKAGGVDFPHKLFALIALFAVTNSALINIMMASRLCYGMANERILPRGMARVLPRRRTPVVGIVFVTLLAIGLVSTGEIEGLGDTTAFLLLCVFAVVNIAVLVLRRDRVDHAHFRTPTALPVLGALTALILASPLADRPADVYIRAGVLLAIGIGLWAVNKLVLRTRGE